A genomic window from Equus caballus isolate H_3958 breed thoroughbred chromosome 5, TB-T2T, whole genome shotgun sequence includes:
- the CD58 gene encoding lymphocyte function-associated antigen 3 isoform X1, with the protein MAAASAPGLAAGVLGAFCLVLWFDVISCEQLSSAQSVFGVVNKSVTFLTASSTPIKDILWKKGKDKVVEKEENLDESVYPPFRERILLNIVTGDLTIFNLSSSDEDEYEFESTSIKDSIKFSLTVFEPLPSPTLNCTLINETVIVQCGIPEVYSSHRDLITYSWYCPLAGCEDGLESSILHVKKENDLSQEIQCTISNALLNSTSSLVLRTCVPADFCPKHLDEWCSYLWRLASRGTADHSRHRYVLLAVPLLVIVLIVVFLGAFQRWRAE; encoded by the exons ATGGCCGCAGCGAGCGCCCCTGGGCTGGCCGCGGGGGTCCTCGGCGCGTTCTGCCTGGTGCTCTGGTTCG ATGTCATCAGCTGTGAGCAGCTGTCATCAGCCCAATCAGTGTTTGGAGTTGTGAACAAGAGTGTAACTTTCCTTACAGCAAGCTCTACACCCATTAAAGACATTctgtggaaaaaaggaaaggataaagttgtagaaaaggaagaaaaccttGATGAAAGCGTTTACCCACCTTTTAGAGAGAGAATTCTTTTAAACATTGTGACGGGTGACCTCACCATCTTCAATTTATCATCCTCAGATGAAGATGAGTATGAATTTGAATCCACAAGCATTAAAGATAGCATCAAATTCTCTCTCACAGTGTTTG agccTCTTCCATCTCCGACACTAAACTGTACATTGATTAATGAAACTGTTATAGTCCAATGCGGGATCCCTGAAGTTTACAGCAGCCATAGAGACCTTATAACGTACTCGTGGTATTGCCCTTTAGCAGGGTGTGAGGATGGCTTAGAATCATCAATATTGcatgttaaaaaggaaaatgatctcTCACAGGAAATACAGTGCACTATTAGCAACGCATTACTGAATAGTACATCATCACTTGTTTTGAGAACCTGTGTCCCAGCTG ATTTCTGCCCCAAGCACCTGGATGAATGGTGTTCCTATTTATGGAGACTGGCAAGCAGGGGGACAGCAG ATCATTCAAGGCACAGATATGTGCTTCTTGCAGTACCACTGTTGGTAATAGTTCTAATAGTTGTTTTTCTAGGAG cTTTTCAGAGATGGAGAGCAGAATGA
- the CD58 gene encoding lymphocyte function-associated antigen 3 isoform X2, giving the protein MAAASAPGLAAGVLGAFCLVLWFDVISCEQLSSAQSVFGVVNKSVTFLTASSTPIKDILWKKGKDKVVEKEENLDESVYPPFRERILLNIVTGDLTIFNLSSSDEDEYEFESTSIKDSIKFSLTVFEPLPSPTLNCTLINETVIVQCGIPEVYSSHRDLITYSWYCPLAGCEDGLESSILHVKKENDLSQEIQCTISNALLNSTSSLVLRTCVPADHSRHRYVLLAVPLLVIVLIVVFLGAFQRWRAE; this is encoded by the exons ATGGCCGCAGCGAGCGCCCCTGGGCTGGCCGCGGGGGTCCTCGGCGCGTTCTGCCTGGTGCTCTGGTTCG ATGTCATCAGCTGTGAGCAGCTGTCATCAGCCCAATCAGTGTTTGGAGTTGTGAACAAGAGTGTAACTTTCCTTACAGCAAGCTCTACACCCATTAAAGACATTctgtggaaaaaaggaaaggataaagttgtagaaaaggaagaaaaccttGATGAAAGCGTTTACCCACCTTTTAGAGAGAGAATTCTTTTAAACATTGTGACGGGTGACCTCACCATCTTCAATTTATCATCCTCAGATGAAGATGAGTATGAATTTGAATCCACAAGCATTAAAGATAGCATCAAATTCTCTCTCACAGTGTTTG agccTCTTCCATCTCCGACACTAAACTGTACATTGATTAATGAAACTGTTATAGTCCAATGCGGGATCCCTGAAGTTTACAGCAGCCATAGAGACCTTATAACGTACTCGTGGTATTGCCCTTTAGCAGGGTGTGAGGATGGCTTAGAATCATCAATATTGcatgttaaaaaggaaaatgatctcTCACAGGAAATACAGTGCACTATTAGCAACGCATTACTGAATAGTACATCATCACTTGTTTTGAGAACCTGTGTCCCAGCTG ATCATTCAAGGCACAGATATGTGCTTCTTGCAGTACCACTGTTGGTAATAGTTCTAATAGTTGTTTTTCTAGGAG cTTTTCAGAGATGGAGAGCAGAATGA